One genomic window of Medicago truncatula cultivar Jemalong A17 chromosome 1, MtrunA17r5.0-ANR, whole genome shotgun sequence includes the following:
- the LOC25485597 gene encoding mitochondrial pyruvate carrier 1, whose amino-acid sequence MAAFKAFWNSPVGPKTTHFWGPVANWGFVAAGLADINKPPEMISGNMTGAMCIYSALFMRFAWMVQPRNYLLLACHASNETVQLYQHTRWARAEGYLSGKKEKEASSE is encoded by the exons ATGGCTGCCTTCAAAGCATTTTGGAACAGTCCAGTTGGTCCTAAAACAACTCACTTTTGGGGACCTGTTGCTAACTGGGGATTTGTTGCAGCT GGGTTGGCTGACATTAATAAACCTCCAGAAATGATCTCCGGCAACATGACAGGAG CAATGTGTATATATTCAGCATTGTTCATGAGATTTGCATGGATGGTACAGCCACGCAACTATCTACTTCTTGCATGTCATGCTTCAAATGAGACTGTTCAGCTCTATCAACATACTAGATGGGCAAGGGCAGAAGG TTATCTCTCGGGGAAGAAGGAGAAAGAAGCTTCATCAGAGTGA